From Chitinophagaceae bacterium, a single genomic window includes:
- a CDS encoding DUF433 domain-containing protein yields MDNLIKRITINPKICHGKPCIRGMRWPVEVIIDMLGSGMTIEQIIEDHKELEKEDILACLNFAKLYLSGHSIKDVA; encoded by the coding sequence ATGGACAATTTGATAAAAAGAATTACAATTAATCCTAAAATTTGTCATGGAAAACCTTGTATCAGAGGAATGAGATGGCCGGTAGAGGTAATTATCGATATGTTAGGTTCCGGTATGACTATTGAACAAATAATTGAAGACCATAAGGAATTAGAAAAAGAAGATATTTTAGCTTGTTTAAATTTCGCTAAGTTATATTTATCCGGTCACTCAATTAAGGACGTTGCCTGA